The genomic stretch AGCTCCCGCAAGTCCAACGACTGCAACACCGGTAACGACTACGAAGAGTGAGAACCACTTGTAGAGACCGAGATGACGCTTGAGAAACCAGACGCTGAACAGGCCAACAAAGAGCACCAACGCGCCTCTAGTCATCTGATAAATGCTAGCTGCGACGAACAGGAGCCCAATGTTCATAAGCGTCGTTCCAGCAATGTCGCAGCACGCCGGGAGCGCCAAGAGCAAGATGCTCCGTCCCTCAAGTGGTATCCTGCCCTCATCATCTGCATGTACGGGCTTCAGCGGGTTCGCAACGGGGGCCGTCTCGCTGTCATCCGACGCTGGTGTAGCAGCACCATCGTTGTCCGGAATAGCCTCGTAGCCTGCCTTTGCGCTCGCGTATCGTTGGTAGAGGTTGAACGCGCCGATGACGAGCCAGCAGCCCATCTCGCCCACAAACATCTGTAGGGTCTGGAGAACGGGTTGTTCAAAGTGTTCGCGGTATTTCGGTGAGGGAGCGTCGCAGTTCTTTACGCATTGCATGTCCTGGTCGCAGGGGTCAGCTTCTATATTGCAGACGGACACATGGACAAGTTGTGTACCTGGTACTTGGTCAACAGCGTGTTGCAAACACCTGTCAACAGCATCATAGCCACCAAGAACGGCACCGCAGCTCTAACTGCCATGATGAAGATGAGTCAAGCTTTCGGAGCTTGCGAAGCTGACTGAAACGTTATCGGACGTGTAGTGCTGGCCGTGTTTGTTAACGGCAGACAGCGGGTAGGTGTGTGAACAGAAGGAAAGACGGGGGATGGAAGGAGACAACGTCAGCGACACAGATCTACTAGGCAGCTTCAAGCTGCGACTCGTGATGGTTTGGTGCAGGGAGTGAAGCGCGTGAGGCTGCATCACGAGCTCGGCGATAAGATATGGCGCTAACAATTGGCCTCGGTCGGACGAACCCCTGTAGGCGCGTCATTAGTATCATTCCGCCCCGAATGTCCTAACAGGGCAACAGTCAACATTGAAGCATACTCTGGGTCTAGAATTTCTTCTTTCTCATTGTAGGGAAAGACACAGTATTGGATTTGACCCAAGCTTGCGCTAGCTGCCTTGTCTCACCTTAGTTTGGTGAGCAAGAACGAGTGATCAACCATGATATGGCTTGCGCTGGATGCAAAGTTCGCTGAAACCGGCTATAAAACTTTCAAAGGGTATCTAGTATCGCACAATCTTGTTGGGAACCACCTTCCAATACAACTATTCACCAAGAGACCCCGAATCTCCATCTGCTTACAGGAACCATCTGAAATCCGGACTCCGAGGTCCATCGCGTAGTTTCTCAGTCGACACGTCCCTTGCGCTAAGATTGATACCTTGCTTCGCATTCCTCCTTTTGTTATCCACAATCATATAGGCTCCCAGTAGCAGAGCACACAAACATCCCGTCGCCCCAAACGCCGCTGTGGTAGCCAGAGCCGGGATGTACTGAGGTGCATCCTGTGGCCTGAAAATGTTCGAACTGACTACACCCATCAGATTCGCTAGTGGAACGCCAATCGAAGTAAGCGTCACGCGACGATTCTCATCGGCAACGTTGTTGTTATACCATGTGGAGAGTAGGACCGAGGGTGCTGATGTTCCCCATGTCATCATGAAGCAGGCGAAGTAGGCTATCGTGAGAGAGTGTTCGACGTCGATCGTAGCGTAGATGATGAAGCCGATGAACGTTAGAAGAAAGCCAAGGGCAATAAACGGGAAGCGTAGACGCGTGTGGTCCGAAGCAAAAGCCAGAATAAGGAGAACACAAGCTCCCACAATGTTTGGGGCCACGGTGTAGAGGTTCGTCTTAATCTTGTTGTAGCCTAGTCGTCCAACAATCTGCGGCAAAAAGAGCGAAACCGACTGTAAAGGAACACCAAGGCAGACTTCAATAGCAAGGAAGCCGTATGTAGAAGGATCCTTGAAGATAGTGAGGGCACTTTTGAGATCGAACTTTTCACCGACGACGGAGGAACTGTCGATTTGGATACGTGTGTACGCGAGCTGTTTTTCGGCTTCGTTCAGGAATTTGGCCTCGTAGGAGTTCTTTGGAAGGTACCAGTAGGCGATAAATGAAAAGCCGATTGTGAACAGCCCCTCAATGATAAACAAGTATCGCCACGATTCGAGCTTTGAGTGAATATGAAAAACGCCAAAGGCGA from Pyrenophora tritici-repentis strain M4 chromosome 1, whole genome shotgun sequence encodes the following:
- a CDS encoding ProP, Permease major facilitator superfamily, yielding MSTSKDPELAKDGLEVTASLSSGKAPGPVPIEGTTHHLPNYEHEKALLWKFDLRILPMLAIMYLANALDKGNLGNAKTDGMDKDLGFKGNQYNIMLSIFYVPYVIFAPPVGMLGKKFGPHRVLPIMMFCFGSATLLAASVQNWGGMMALRWFLGMSESAFFPLVIYYLTTFYRRGELARRLALFYAASNIANAFSGLLAFGVFHIHSKLESWRYLFIIEGLFTIGFSFIAYWYLPKNSYEAKFLNEAEKQLAYTRIQIDSSSVVGEKFDLKSALTIFKDPSTYGFLAIEVCLGVPLQSVSLFLPQIVGRLGYNKIKTNLYTVAPNIVGACVLLILAFASDHTRLRFPFIALGFLLTFIGFIIYATIDVEHSLTIAYFACFMMTWGTSAPSVLLSTWYNNNVADENRRVTLTSIGVPLANLMGVVSSNIFRPQDAPQYIPALATTAAFGATGCLCALLLGAYMIVDNKRRNAKQGINLSARDVSTEKLRDGPRSPDFRWFL